One segment of Pyrococcus sp. ST04 DNA contains the following:
- the cas3 gene encoding CRISPR-associated helicase Cas3', protein MNPYEQVAQRLSQIKGFKPEKRPLIEEALDRILSSDTPFLVVQAPTGYGKTSISFSLALYSLQDASLFDRVIHVLPMRSIIEDIDRTAKEAFGFSRTKMMSSNEEFLHLFPLNITTVDTFTWDVLKLNTKKIPQIDRGREFGYDYLTQASILTSLIIFDEAHFILEDPRMKTVFFSVLKFLAENNVPIVIMTATLSRGYIKLFEECTKKNNLEILSPNEEDPFIRRELRKEFEIKFQTGNPLDFVDNTKRVAIVANSVSRAVEIFDQAKENAPELGFEEDKIILIHGRMKPSHKAELIERLRKLNNEKSFLLIGTQAIEAGVDFSVDIMITDAAPINSLLQRFGRVARYRERKGEIIILEDAPTGPYSKEKIEKTVTLIKEAPGFNPRVPWTYQKIVNEVHGERKPEVMRGVNRSLMRKLHTLLKNPTKRSKDVLNEIKLITKDEGPLLRGFLIPLEVEGEIVLISPKKLLELSKKGLVKVVAREREVSLCSFKDAYDVAKMIALGNPITIKFTGEYDKERGIV, encoded by the coding sequence GTGAATCCCTACGAGCAGGTTGCACAAAGACTTTCACAAATTAAAGGATTTAAGCCAGAAAAACGACCTCTAATAGAGGAAGCACTAGATAGAATACTCTCCTCGGATACTCCCTTTTTGGTTGTTCAAGCGCCAACAGGCTATGGCAAGACTTCCATAAGTTTTTCCCTTGCTCTTTACTCACTACAAGATGCTTCACTCTTTGACAGAGTCATTCACGTTCTTCCAATGCGGTCAATTATAGAGGACATAGACCGAACTGCCAAGGAAGCGTTTGGTTTTTCAAGGACAAAGATGATGAGCTCAAATGAGGAATTTCTACACCTTTTTCCCCTTAACATTACCACCGTGGATACGTTCACGTGGGATGTGCTCAAGCTCAATACAAAGAAAATACCTCAGATAGACAGGGGACGAGAATTTGGCTATGACTACCTCACACAGGCATCAATTCTCACATCACTCATAATCTTTGATGAAGCCCACTTCATACTTGAGGATCCGAGAATGAAAACTGTCTTCTTCTCGGTTCTTAAGTTCCTAGCTGAGAATAATGTGCCGATAGTAATCATGACAGCAACACTATCGAGAGGTTATATAAAACTTTTTGAAGAGTGCACAAAGAAAAACAACCTTGAAATTTTGTCCCCTAATGAAGAGGATCCCTTTATCCGACGTGAGTTAAGGAAGGAATTTGAAATAAAATTCCAAACTGGGAATCCGTTAGATTTCGTTGATAATACTAAGAGGGTCGCAATAGTAGCTAACTCCGTATCGAGAGCTGTAGAGATTTTTGACCAAGCAAAAGAAAATGCTCCAGAACTTGGCTTCGAGGAAGACAAAATAATCCTGATTCATGGAAGAATGAAGCCAAGCCACAAGGCAGAGCTAATAGAAAGGCTGAGAAAATTAAATAATGAAAAGAGCTTTTTATTAATCGGCACACAGGCCATAGAAGCCGGCGTTGATTTCTCAGTTGATATCATGATTACTGATGCGGCCCCAATAAACTCCCTGCTCCAACGCTTCGGCAGGGTAGCTCGGTACAGGGAGAGAAAAGGCGAGATAATAATCTTGGAAGATGCTCCCACCGGTCCTTATAGCAAAGAGAAAATTGAAAAGACAGTCACCCTTATAAAAGAAGCCCCCGGATTCAATCCCCGAGTTCCGTGGACATATCAAAAGATCGTAAATGAGGTACATGGAGAAAGAAAGCCTGAAGTTATGCGAGGTGTGAATAGGAGTCTAATGAGAAAACTCCATACCCTTCTCAAAAATCCAACAAAACGCTCAAAAGATGTTCTCAACGAAATAAAGCTTATAACAAAAGATGAGGGTCCTTTACTTAGGGGCTTTTTGATTCCTCTTGAAGTCGAAGGGGAGATTGTATTGATTTCACCGAAAAAGCTGTTAGAACTATCCAAGAAAGGACTTGTCAAAGTCGTTGCAAGGGAAAGAGAAGTCTCTCTATGCTCCTTTAAAGATGCATATGACGTTGCTAAGATGATAGCTCTTGGAAACCCTATAACAATTAAGTTTACAGGAGAGTACGATAAGGAGCGTGGAATAGTATGA
- the cas5a gene encoding type I-A CRISPR-associated protein Cas5a yields the protein MILLIFFLKVEVKPAGVIALRALPQSKMRNALDYIPPSTLIGAIAYPLFHLMGERRETLIEGKNQKSAADKLRNLFLWVTTKMTGKPKIYGSILKINRLHRGNVESAVTSFPFAVMYGNINYSLSIVYLLKEEAISNSPYTLKDFKRAAWGISRLGSRESVVSVENVESGRAEVHEMEEAKTSYAFPFSGKEVEGKGALRAVFDWRKGIGSYSDVPLIVMFYPEEEVIVRGKLKVVTLDGEEVVL from the coding sequence GTGATTCTCTTGATTTTCTTTTTAAAAGTTGAAGTAAAACCTGCAGGAGTCATCGCCCTCAGAGCTCTTCCTCAGAGCAAAATGCGCAATGCCCTTGATTATATTCCACCAAGCACCTTAATAGGGGCCATTGCATACCCCCTTTTCCACCTAATGGGTGAGCGTAGAGAGACCCTAATAGAAGGAAAGAATCAAAAAAGTGCTGCTGATAAGCTGAGAAACTTATTTCTTTGGGTCACAACGAAAATGACTGGGAAACCAAAAATATATGGTTCAATATTAAAGATAAACCGGCTTCACAGAGGTAACGTTGAGAGTGCAGTAACATCATTTCCCTTTGCAGTAATGTACGGGAACATAAACTATTCACTATCAATTGTTTATCTACTCAAAGAAGAGGCAATCTCAAACAGTCCCTACACTCTCAAGGACTTTAAAAGAGCTGCTTGGGGAATAAGTAGACTTGGCTCGCGAGAGTCCGTGGTTAGTGTTGAAAACGTTGAAAGTGGAAGGGCGGAGGTTCACGAAATGGAAGAAGCAAAAACATCCTATGCATTCCCCTTTAGCGGTAAGGAAGTCGAAGGTAAGGGAGCACTTCGGGCCGTTTTTGACTGGAGAAAAGGAATTGGAAGCTATTCAGATGTACCACTTATTGTTATGTTTTACCCGGAGGAGGAAGTTATTGTCAGGGGAAAGCTCAAAGTCGTTACCTTAGACGGCGAGGAGGTGGTACTATGA
- the cas8a2 gene encoding type I-A CRISPR-associated protein Cas8a2/Csx9 codes for MILEAIAKLPFEGLSKELITLGFSWIVMEAGLSPSAEDFADIFENSIENTLKKRAKMNSSRMGRNDKNSYDKVLSAWYGVKAPDTYIELFELAIKEAVKLLRSKKIDPTKSLGTIKWDNKGTYLGQPYNGHYAISPAVVKQPEYYEFQSDFLKPTAGQKAQIYLDPLWLSLLSLGFLTAFAGFIGGKYYLMTKPSIEVYFPDVEEILDGILALTDAGIESKARLDAEELYELKIAMKLAEEGRNVPEKTYPVTLHLISLEGQVYTELKTLQLDIGELSNYLATYIKKIENYMTMGVDLKVKLKEDNIEVEKYPLWALVDIAEKELRSGVNGDGEMLAYILVKDIYRAVNTGRRELIEDSIFRLFRQGRGLLEGTGKASGELRKVLRAFMQEGHLEVLM; via the coding sequence ATGATACTTGAGGCTATTGCCAAGTTACCCTTTGAAGGTCTCTCAAAAGAACTAATAACATTGGGATTTTCGTGGATTGTTATGGAGGCAGGACTTTCACCAAGTGCTGAAGATTTTGCGGATATCTTTGAAAACTCCATAGAAAACACGCTAAAAAAGCGAGCAAAGATGAACTCATCACGCATGGGTAGAAACGACAAAAACTCATATGATAAAGTCCTTTCGGCATGGTATGGCGTCAAGGCTCCAGACACATACATAGAACTTTTTGAGCTTGCGATAAAAGAAGCTGTCAAGCTTCTGCGCTCCAAAAAGATTGATCCGACCAAATCTTTAGGAACTATTAAGTGGGATAACAAGGGCACATACCTTGGTCAGCCCTATAATGGCCATTATGCTATAAGTCCAGCGGTTGTAAAGCAACCAGAGTACTACGAGTTTCAAAGCGACTTTCTAAAACCAACGGCTGGACAAAAGGCTCAAATATACCTCGACCCTCTTTGGCTTTCTCTGCTCTCTCTAGGTTTCCTTACAGCATTTGCAGGATTTATTGGCGGAAAGTACTATTTAATGACGAAGCCTAGCATTGAAGTCTACTTTCCAGATGTTGAAGAAATTCTAGATGGCATACTTGCCCTAACGGATGCAGGGATTGAGAGTAAAGCCAGACTTGATGCAGAAGAGTTGTATGAGCTTAAAATAGCCATGAAACTTGCTGAAGAAGGAAGAAACGTGCCAGAAAAAACTTATCCAGTAACACTACATCTAATTAGCCTTGAGGGCCAAGTCTATACGGAGTTGAAGACTCTTCAACTTGACATTGGGGAATTATCAAACTATCTCGCTACATACATCAAAAAAATTGAGAACTATATGACAATGGGAGTAGACCTAAAGGTCAAGCTCAAAGAGGATAATATCGAGGTAGAAAAGTACCCTCTTTGGGCCCTTGTAGATATAGCTGAAAAAGAGCTGAGAAGTGGTGTAAATGGGGATGGAGAGATGCTAGCCTACATCCTCGTTAAGGACATTTACCGAGCTGTGAATACTGGACGGAGGGAATTAATAGAAGACTCTATATTCAGACTGTTTAGACAAGGTAGAGGGTTACTTGAAGGGACAGGAAAAGCTAGTGGAGAGCTGAGAAAAGTACTCAGAGCTTTTATGCAGGAAGGACATCTGGAGGTGCTTATGTGA
- a CDS encoding DEAD/DEAH box helicase: protein MLTAEYLLSRGYHRVLVLEPTRFLCDQMYPKWKRLMPTGKEYEGNCLSFLREYSVVISTPQTALKCVPNLKDTFDAVIIDEVHHAITGKYYNELISALKPKVVIGFTALLPSKKAYKASVSKIGEVVGELRLLHYDFLDLSRIDPEFSPPKAFVDIFDSELNESETAIYDMLYFGTFPGDAKTIHFLERTLSRYGRKAFCESFHRALEKGRIPKSSQASKVLEFCRNVDYSHKARTLLDVLRVYNVKENPKLRPVIVFTSRKATAYEFRDAVINRLNIPHQRVEVLTSDLSKEMRKELISRAKNGEVHIIISTLVGEEGVDIPEAGVLIMTDVPKSPLRFYQRLGRLIRISSPMRTKIFILTMTPKTEEYGDLEEAVLNLYYEGADVSYILLNLEEKLTTQKLLDYIRETIDMLNSKWTSYLLLTQRDELEDPVEYYLNALKSSEKFRKVLKERLGELSEEELEKWAFMISTTFFLRAWSDEFKNAIKDVEKMLNRGKVVKDFDKLIRADKLFYFYDPERLSDMVFMELERLRKYCIANHKSFCENVFFRFDRKGFLRLFMNVFPIENLEDVIEEMKRRVQEKERVSGSIYIESRYNPSSKAIIAKAHFSVSGKNGIYLRLEPQFNYYNFTRESELREKKLELIRLNVKDICYRAIEQYLERYVER, encoded by the coding sequence ATGCTAACCGCAGAATACCTACTCAGTCGGGGATACCACAGGGTGCTCGTCCTTGAGCCGACACGATTTCTCTGCGACCAGATGTACCCGAAGTGGAAACGCCTAATGCCCACAGGTAAGGAATACGAGGGTAACTGTCTGAGTTTTTTAAGGGAATACTCAGTTGTTATCTCAACACCCCAGACAGCCCTAAAGTGCGTTCCGAACTTAAAGGATACGTTCGACGCGGTGATAATTGACGAGGTTCATCATGCAATCACTGGAAAGTACTACAATGAGCTGATTTCTGCACTCAAGCCAAAGGTCGTTATCGGGTTTACTGCATTACTGCCGAGTAAGAAGGCGTACAAAGCGAGTGTTAGTAAAATTGGAGAAGTTGTAGGCGAGTTAAGGTTGCTCCACTACGATTTTTTGGACCTTAGCAGAATCGACCCTGAATTTAGCCCGCCAAAGGCCTTTGTCGATATCTTCGATTCAGAGCTCAACGAGAGTGAAACTGCGATATACGATATGCTGTACTTTGGAACCTTCCCCGGAGATGCGAAGACTATACACTTCCTTGAAAGAACCCTTTCCAGATACGGCAGAAAAGCGTTCTGCGAGAGCTTTCACAGGGCGTTAGAAAAAGGAAGGATACCAAAATCGTCCCAAGCGAGCAAAGTTTTAGAGTTCTGCAGAAACGTTGATTATTCCCACAAAGCTCGCACGTTGCTTGACGTTTTAAGGGTGTACAACGTAAAAGAGAACCCAAAGTTGAGGCCAGTAATAGTTTTTACTTCTAGGAAGGCAACGGCGTACGAGTTCAGAGATGCAGTGATTAATAGGCTCAACATCCCACACCAAAGAGTTGAAGTACTAACAAGTGACCTCTCAAAGGAGATGAGAAAAGAGCTAATATCACGGGCCAAAAATGGAGAAGTACACATAATAATTTCGACCTTGGTCGGTGAAGAGGGCGTGGACATCCCGGAGGCGGGAGTTCTGATAATGACCGACGTTCCAAAGAGCCCACTGAGGTTTTATCAGCGACTCGGAAGACTAATCCGGATTTCAAGTCCAATGAGGACAAAAATCTTCATTCTTACAATGACTCCAAAAACCGAGGAATATGGTGATCTGGAAGAAGCAGTCTTGAACCTATACTATGAAGGAGCTGACGTAAGTTACATCCTGCTCAACCTTGAAGAGAAACTAACCACCCAGAAGCTCCTTGACTACATCAGGGAAACAATAGACATGCTGAACTCAAAATGGACATCGTACCTGCTACTAACGCAGAGGGACGAACTGGAGGACCCTGTGGAATACTATTTGAATGCCCTCAAGTCTAGCGAGAAGTTTAGAAAAGTACTAAAAGAAAGGCTCGGTGAGTTATCCGAAGAGGAACTCGAAAAATGGGCTTTCATGATCTCCACTACGTTTTTCCTAAGGGCGTGGAGCGACGAATTCAAGAACGCCATAAAAGACGTCGAGAAAATGTTAAACAGAGGAAAGGTAGTCAAAGACTTTGACAAACTAATACGAGCAGACAAACTGTTCTACTTCTATGATCCGGAGAGACTTTCAGACATGGTGTTCATGGAGCTTGAGAGGCTCAGGAAGTACTGCATAGCGAATCATAAATCATTCTGTGAAAATGTCTTTTTCAGGTTCGATAGAAAAGGCTTTTTGAGGTTGTTCATGAACGTCTTCCCAATAGAAAATCTCGAAGACGTAATTGAAGAAATGAAAAGACGTGTCCAAGAGAAGGAGAGAGTATCCGGCAGTATTTACATTGAATCCCGCTACAATCCCAGCAGCAAGGCAATAATAGCCAAGGCTCACTTTTCTGTGTCCGGCAAAAATGGAATTTATCTAAGGCTGGAACCCCAGTTTAACTACTACAACTTTACCAGGGAAAGCGAACTCAGGGAGAAGAAGCTTGAGCTAATTAGACTCAACGTTAAGGACATCTGCTACAGGGCCATAGAACAGTACCTCGAACGCTACGTAGAGAGATAA
- the cas7a gene encoding type I-A CRISPR-associated protein Cas7/Csa2: protein MFLSVGVRFEANVEALNMVETAGNYSKHRRVPYLVEENGKLKTVYVPAISGESLAHAYQEHLVREALGMGLPVCDDCQRGEFYKSMNKVHLKKKIDPIPNDPKKIEEGILKSCIVEDIGGFLYAEKPPVRRSSVFQVSYALPIKSVALFATSEPQLHARHAQIDLSSKKGNAPEQMIYYVETGTAIYGFTFNLDLDAIGVSAITSKPVLDENEIKERREVALKALFRMLSSAQFGAKLSRFFPVGGITELIISITDHPFVVTSPIYEGYAEKTENRLKVLESFGESYFYAKSDEEKLPEEVLKEAIDYIREKGYI, encoded by the coding sequence ATGTTTCTGAGTGTTGGCGTAAGGTTTGAAGCCAACGTTGAGGCTCTGAACATGGTGGAAACTGCCGGAAACTATAGCAAACACAGACGCGTTCCATATCTTGTCGAAGAAAATGGAAAGCTAAAGACGGTTTATGTCCCAGCGATTAGCGGAGAAAGTCTTGCCCATGCATACCAAGAGCATCTCGTCAGAGAGGCCCTTGGTATGGGACTTCCAGTTTGTGACGATTGTCAGCGCGGTGAGTTCTATAAATCGATGAACAAAGTACATCTTAAGAAGAAAATTGACCCGATTCCAAACGACCCTAAAAAAATTGAGGAAGGAATCTTAAAGTCATGCATTGTTGAAGACATTGGTGGCTTTCTCTATGCAGAAAAACCACCCGTTAGAAGAAGTTCCGTCTTCCAAGTTAGCTATGCGCTTCCTATAAAGTCAGTAGCTCTCTTTGCGACTTCTGAACCCCAACTCCATGCCAGACATGCTCAGATTGACTTATCAAGCAAGAAAGGCAATGCCCCTGAGCAGATGATATATTACGTAGAAACTGGTACTGCCATCTATGGTTTCACATTTAACCTCGACCTCGATGCAATAGGAGTAAGTGCAATAACATCAAAGCCAGTACTTGATGAGAACGAGATAAAGGAGAGACGCGAAGTTGCACTCAAAGCCCTTTTCAGAATGCTTTCATCGGCTCAGTTCGGCGCAAAGCTCTCAAGGTTCTTCCCTGTTGGGGGAATCACGGAACTCATTATCTCAATTACTGACCATCCCTTCGTAGTTACGTCACCAATATATGAAGGATATGCAGAAAAAACCGAGAACAGGTTAAAAGTTCTTGAATCCTTTGGCGAGAGTTATTTCTACGCGAAGAGTGATGAAGAGAAGCTCCCTGAGGAGGTGCTAAAGGAGGCCATCGATTACATCCGCGAGAAGGGCTATATCTGA
- a CDS encoding DUF6054 family protein, producing MPRSCVIVAKTNAKFDEVVEVIKKIEEASSIHTEYFERAVVFIGEKYFFRSNSWASAITIVKDLGKEVIIRIITTGSGRGLLNIDYGANKSYARDIIDQIKRKLAVEIIKEIDNYNISMLQSAFLPEE from the coding sequence ATGCCAAGGTCATGTGTTATTGTAGCTAAAACAAACGCAAAGTTCGATGAGGTTGTTGAGGTTATTAAGAAAATTGAGGAGGCATCGTCGATTCATACTGAATACTTTGAAAGAGCTGTCGTGTTTATAGGTGAGAAATACTTCTTTAGATCTAATTCGTGGGCCTCAGCAATAACGATAGTTAAAGATCTTGGAAAGGAGGTAATTATAAGGATAATCACAACCGGTAGTGGGAGAGGCTTGCTAAATATAGACTACGGCGCGAACAAGTCGTATGCGCGGGACATAATTGATCAGATTAAGAGAAAATTAGCCGTTGAGATAATTAAGGAGATAGATAATTATAATATAAGCATGTTGCAGAGTGCATTCTTGCCGGAGGAATAG
- the csa5 gene encoding type I-A CRISPR-associated protein Csa5 has product MEEYWGIVNMLRFFVRTRNFGYVDRIGNALTPEPVEVALLEAMRAFRSIWEGAKTDERGRYIEKDGEKIYLPRIPSDEEVEKFLNAVRKDVRVAKRIATISLAYPSKKEKSGGEE; this is encoded by the coding sequence ATGGAGGAGTATTGGGGAATAGTAAATATGTTAAGGTTCTTCGTAAGAACAAGGAACTTCGGATATGTAGATCGGATTGGGAATGCCCTCACTCCAGAGCCGGTGGAGGTTGCCCTTCTTGAAGCCATGAGGGCATTCCGCTCCATATGGGAAGGTGCTAAAACCGACGAGAGAGGAAGATATATCGAGAAGGATGGGGAGAAAATTTACCTCCCAAGGATTCCCTCAGATGAGGAGGTTGAGAAATTTCTCAATGCAGTTAGAAAGGACGTTCGTGTAGCCAAGAGAATTGCAACAATATCTCTCGCGTATCCTTCAAAGAAAGAAAAGAGTGGAGGTGAGGAGTAA
- a CDS encoding CRISPR-associated endonuclease Cas3'': MEAHIKEGLKFIEKIYIKRNYGKFLSQVLGLKKENAEDLLRKAYAIHDVGKCLEEFQKTKKGFQFHEFYSALIAKEVLRQFGKAGSIATVAIFLHHHDWIREKPPRKPENLKIHPDCAEIIKELAEIQVPMNVPWIAPNEFKDWMADIFASNIRAVYALLLPISLADNYSAIRNREGEPTMLGREIMEVISTHEEVKACLRYSQ; the protein is encoded by the coding sequence ATGGAAGCGCATATAAAAGAAGGGCTCAAATTTATAGAAAAAATATATATCAAAAGGAATTATGGAAAGTTCCTTTCACAAGTTCTCGGATTGAAAAAGGAGAATGCAGAAGACCTTCTTCGCAAGGCTTATGCAATTCATGATGTTGGAAAGTGTCTTGAAGAATTTCAGAAAACAAAAAAGGGCTTTCAGTTCCACGAATTTTATTCAGCACTTATTGCAAAGGAAGTACTAAGGCAATTTGGAAAAGCTGGAAGTATAGCTACAGTTGCCATCTTCCTTCACCATCATGATTGGATTAGGGAAAAGCCCCCAAGAAAGCCTGAAAACTTAAAAATACATCCAGACTGCGCAGAAATAATTAAAGAACTTGCCGAGATACAAGTGCCAATGAACGTACCTTGGATTGCCCCCAACGAGTTTAAAGACTGGATGGCAGACATTTTTGCCTCGAATATCCGCGCAGTTTATGCCCTTCTACTCCCAATCTCACTTGCCGATAACTACTCAGCAATAAGGAACAGAGAAGGAGAACCAACTATGTTAGGAAGAGAGATTATGGAAGTAATTTCTACCCATGAGGAGGTGAAAGCTTGCTTGCGATATTCCCAGTAG
- a CDS encoding antitoxin VapB family protein, translated as MGKTITIADDVYYELVRMKENKNFSELLRELIGKKKKGNLDVLLIAFGTRTPEELEELKLELGEVERTRGVDS; from the coding sequence TTGGGAAAAACGATAACCATAGCGGATGACGTTTACTACGAGCTGGTCAGGATGAAGGAGAACAAGAACTTCTCGGAGCTTTTGAGGGAGCTAATAGGCAAGAAAAAGAAGGGCAACCTCGACGTGCTCCTGATCGCCTTCGGGACGAGAACCCCTGAAGAACTTGAAGAGCTAAAGCTGGAGCTTGGGGAGGTTGAAAGAACAAGGGGAGTGGACTCCTGA
- the cas6 gene encoding CRISPR-associated endoribonuclease Cas6 yields MRFLIKLRPENEPFKIPYNHQYYLQGLIYGRIKLANPRLSTFLHETKGPKLFTYSLFMSERRSHPKDLPYFFGYKRGFFYFSTCIPDIAEAFISGLFKDPEIELWGERFYIDEVKALKEPKKFNGSTFITLSPVAVTTRKDGKVHDLSPLEEEFYTSIKENLKDKYVMINGEKPPDDFEMEILVAKPKRFRIKPGVYQMAWHLVFKAYGDDELIRVGYVAGFGEKNSLGFGMVKVESNKRMQGEAKTKAYHQALYGRSESEESEVS; encoded by the coding sequence ATGAGGTTCTTAATAAAGTTAAGACCCGAAAATGAACCATTCAAAATTCCCTACAACCATCAGTATTATCTACAAGGTTTAATATATGGGAGGATAAAATTAGCGAACCCAAGGCTTAGTACATTTCTACACGAAACGAAGGGACCAAAGCTGTTCACATATTCCTTATTCATGAGCGAGAGAAGAAGCCATCCAAAAGACCTCCCATACTTCTTTGGATATAAGAGAGGTTTCTTCTACTTTTCAACGTGCATTCCAGACATAGCTGAAGCATTTATTTCTGGATTGTTTAAGGATCCTGAAATCGAGCTATGGGGGGAGAGGTTCTACATCGATGAAGTGAAGGCATTAAAAGAGCCAAAAAAATTCAACGGCTCAACTTTCATAACCCTCTCTCCAGTTGCAGTAACAACGAGGAAAGACGGCAAAGTCCATGATCTCTCCCCACTTGAGGAGGAGTTCTACACCTCAATAAAAGAGAACCTGAAAGATAAATACGTCATGATAAACGGAGAAAAACCTCCTGATGACTTTGAGATGGAAATACTGGTTGCAAAACCCAAAAGGTTTAGGATAAAGCCAGGGGTATATCAAATGGCTTGGCATTTAGTCTTTAAGGCTTATGGAGATGACGAGCTAATTCGAGTGGGCTACGTTGCAGGATTTGGCGAAAAGAATTCCCTAGGCTTCGGAATGGTCAAAGTTGAGAGCAACAAACGGATGCAGGGTGAGGCAAAAACTAAGGCCTACCACCAGGCCCTCTATGGAAGAAGCGAATCAGAAGAAAGCGAAGTCTCTTGA
- the cas2 gene encoding CRISPR-associated endonuclease Cas2, producing MYIVVVYDVGVERVNKVKKFLRQHLNWVQNSVFEGEVTLAEYERIKAGLRKLIDENYDAVVIYKLRSMPPRETLGIEKNPIEDII from the coding sequence ATGTACATAGTCGTTGTTTATGATGTTGGTGTTGAGAGGGTTAACAAAGTTAAGAAATTCCTGAGGCAACATCTTAACTGGGTTCAGAACAGCGTTTTTGAGGGGGAGGTAACTTTGGCAGAATATGAAAGGATAAAGGCTGGGCTAAGAAAGCTGATAGACGAGAATTATGATGCCGTTGTCATATACAAATTAAGATCCATGCCTCCCAGGGAAACTCTCGGGATAGAAAAGAATCCTATAGAAGATATAATTTAG
- the csa3 gene encoding CRISPR-associated CARF protein Csa3, whose amino-acid sequence MLAIFPVGFDEKFIIRALMRNQTKKGDKLLAVVPKGYEKEEKAVNALRAIRDITVPIVGEENFKVIELLTTNGENMVLEIKNAIEDNLTEDKRIIAILSGGMRPLNVVILLATITVDNTRVKVESDFENLSGFISLELGPFLAPRNIRWINILCGLKTGKSVRKIAEDLGVSPATISRELKDIQRYSLVEEISGKNRPLGYTLTRAGVLYLKLHGGICLED is encoded by the coding sequence TTGCTTGCGATATTCCCAGTAGGATTTGATGAGAAATTCATAATCCGTGCTCTTATGAGAAATCAAACAAAAAAAGGAGATAAGTTACTTGCTGTTGTTCCAAAAGGTTATGAGAAAGAAGAAAAGGCGGTAAACGCACTTCGTGCGATTAGAGACATAACAGTCCCCATTGTTGGTGAAGAAAACTTTAAGGTAATTGAACTTCTAACAACAAATGGAGAAAACATGGTTCTTGAAATAAAAAATGCAATTGAAGATAACCTTACCGAGGATAAGAGAATAATTGCAATCCTTTCTGGCGGCATGAGACCATTAAACGTCGTGATTCTCCTTGCAACTATAACTGTGGACAACACAAGGGTAAAAGTAGAGAGTGATTTCGAAAACCTCTCTGGTTTCATCTCTCTCGAACTTGGTCCATTTCTTGCTCCAAGAAATATTAGATGGATCAATATCCTGTGTGGACTAAAAACAGGGAAGAGCGTAAGAAAAATAGCAGAGGACCTGGGAGTCTCACCTGCCACAATAAGCAGGGAGCTAAAGGATATCCAAAGATACTCGCTTGTAGAGGAAATCTCTGGTAAGAATAGACCACTAGGCTACACACTTACAAGGGCAGGAGTTCTTTACCTAAAACTCCATGGAGGCATCTGTCTTGAAGATTAA
- the cas4 gene encoding CRISPR-associated protein Cas4, whose amino-acid sequence MEEEYPAEELLIRGIEINYLFVCPTKLWYFTRGITMEQESEWVDLGRFFHEQRYGNEEKEVGIGPIKIDFIRKGDILEVHEVKLGKTMEKAHEMQALYYLYYLKRFGIKAKAILHYPKLNETVEITLEGREKDVENAIVQVEVIKSSPRPPKPIRKSICSKCAYKELCWG is encoded by the coding sequence TTGGAAGAGGAATACCCCGCTGAGGAGTTGCTCATTAGGGGGATTGAGATAAACTACCTCTTTGTCTGCCCTACAAAGCTCTGGTACTTTACCAGAGGCATAACAATGGAACAAGAAAGTGAATGGGTCGATCTCGGGAGGTTTTTCCATGAGCAACGATATGGAAACGAAGAGAAGGAAGTAGGTATAGGGCCAATAAAGATAGACTTCATAAGGAAAGGAGATATATTGGAAGTTCATGAAGTTAAGCTCGGAAAAACTATGGAAAAAGCCCATGAGATGCAGGCTCTTTACTATCTATACTACCTTAAGAGATTTGGTATAAAAGCAAAGGCAATCCTCCACTATCCAAAGCTGAACGAGACCGTAGAGATAACCCTCGAAGGGAGAGAAAAAGATGTTGAGAATGCTATTGTTCAAGTTGAAGTTATCAAATCCTCTCCAAGGCCACCCAAACCAATTAGGAAGAGCATATGCTCAAAATGCGCATATAAGGAGCTGTGTTGGGGATGA